Proteins encoded together in one Pseudomonas arsenicoxydans window:
- a CDS encoding Ohr family peroxiredoxin produces the protein MSKIEKVLASGKTHTTLSSAGVTSRGHNGALDIVLSSPGSDKPVHEFKGTQPHPKAEQLFAGAWSACYIAAVGLAASQRNVELPADLSVDIEVDLGQTGDAYFLQARLTLRAPGLDHAVATEIAHAADQICPYSKATRGNIEVALNVLTD, from the coding sequence ATGAGCAAGATCGAGAAAGTACTGGCCTCCGGCAAAACCCACACCACCCTGAGCAGCGCCGGCGTCACCTCGCGCGGCCATAACGGCGCCCTCGACATCGTGCTGTCGTCGCCGGGCAGCGACAAGCCAGTCCATGAATTCAAAGGCACCCAACCGCACCCGAAAGCCGAGCAACTGTTTGCTGGCGCATGGTCGGCCTGCTACATCGCCGCCGTCGGCCTCGCCGCCAGTCAGAGAAACGTCGAGCTTCCTGCGGACCTGTCCGTCGACATCGAAGTCGACCTGGGCCAGACCGGCGACGCTTACTTCCTGCAAGCACGCCTGACACTGCGCGCTCCGGGTTTGGATCACGCAGTAGCAACAGAAATCGCCCACGCTGCCGACCAGATCTGCCCGTACTCCAAGGCGACCCGCGGAAACATCGAGGTGGCGCTGAACGTTCTCACGGACTGA
- a CDS encoding Ohr family peroxiredoxin has protein sequence MSKIEKVLATGKTHTTASSTGNTSRGHNGSLDIALSSPGNTQPAHVFAATQPHPAAEQLFAGAWSACYTAAVGLVANDLNVVLPSDMSVDIEVDVGQTGQDYFLQARLTLRVPGLSDNIAKTLAHTADQICPYSKATRGNIDVDLKVLTA, from the coding sequence ATGAGCAAGATCGAAAAAGTACTGGCCACCGGCAAAACCCACACCACCGCCAGCAGCACCGGCAACACCTCGCGCGGCCACAATGGCAGCCTCGACATCGCGCTCTCGTCGCCCGGCAACACACAGCCTGCGCACGTTTTCGCCGCCACCCAGCCTCACCCGGCTGCCGAGCAACTGTTCGCTGGCGCCTGGTCGGCCTGCTACACCGCCGCCGTCGGGCTGGTGGCCAATGATCTGAATGTGGTGCTGCCGTCCGATATGTCCGTCGACATCGAAGTCGACGTAGGCCAGACCGGTCAGGACTACTTCCTTCAAGCTCGTTTGACCCTGCGCGTACCCGGCCTGTCGGACAACATCGCAAAGACGCTGGCGCACACCGCCGACCAGATCTGCCCGTACTCGAAGGCAACTCGTGGCAACATCGACGTGGACTTGAAGGTCCTCACGGCGTGA
- a CDS encoding glutathione S-transferase family protein, translating into MSLTLYYHPLSSYCHKVLIALYENATDFDRRIIDLGDVAQRAELQALWPLGKFPVIHDAARQRTVAESTIIIEYLDRFFPGANPLISGDWDSALEVRLWDRLFDNHVQGPMHQIVLDRLRSAHGDLTRERAALDTAYSMLERQMASRIWAASADFSLADCAAAPALFYASTLQPFHDDHHHLQAYFERLMARPSVRRVLDEAKPYFSMFPFAEAIPERFR; encoded by the coding sequence ATGTCGTTGACGCTTTACTACCATCCGTTGTCGTCGTACTGCCACAAGGTGCTGATCGCGCTGTATGAAAACGCTACCGACTTCGACAGGCGAATCATCGATCTGGGGGACGTAGCGCAGCGAGCAGAGCTTCAAGCACTGTGGCCACTCGGCAAGTTCCCGGTCATCCATGACGCCGCTCGCCAGCGAACGGTGGCGGAATCGACCATCATCATTGAGTACCTGGACCGGTTTTTCCCAGGCGCCAACCCGCTGATTTCCGGCGATTGGGACAGCGCATTGGAGGTTCGGCTCTGGGACCGGCTTTTCGACAACCATGTTCAGGGGCCGATGCATCAGATTGTCCTTGATCGCCTGCGCTCGGCCCACGGCGATCTGACCAGGGAACGCGCGGCGCTGGACACGGCGTACAGCATGCTCGAACGCCAGATGGCCTCCCGAATATGGGCGGCCAGCGCGGATTTCAGCCTGGCCGATTGCGCGGCGGCCCCGGCCTTGTTCTATGCCAGCACACTCCAGCCGTTCCACGACGATCACCATCACTTGCAGGCTTATTTCGAGCGGTTGATGGCACGGCCGTCAGTGCGGCGAGTCCTTGACGAAGCCAAGCCCTACTTCTCGATGTTTCCGTTCGCCGAGGCCATCCCGGAGCGGTTTCGCTAG
- a CDS encoding SDR family NAD(P)-dependent oxidoreductase, with translation MKLAGKTAFITGGNSGLGLATAKLFIAEGAKVAITGRSQKTLDEAREALGPNLLAIKADLTDVSEIERAVTEAVAAFGKLDIVFANAGIAGQTPVGGTSLETFQNIIQTNLTGTFFTVQATEPHLNPGASIILNGSVHAIMGWPGYSAYAASKAAVRAMTRVMAAEFAPRGIRVNQITPGAARTPVWNPHAVKVGMDALEEKLITTIPLGRIGEAEEVASVALFLASSDSSNVVGAEIVVDGAATSSPMGAPAHRKNWQA, from the coding sequence ATGAAACTGGCTGGAAAAACTGCATTCATCACCGGCGGCAACAGCGGCCTGGGCCTGGCCACCGCCAAACTGTTCATCGCCGAAGGCGCAAAAGTGGCGATCACCGGTCGCAGTCAAAAAACCCTGGATGAAGCCAGGGAAGCACTCGGACCAAACCTGTTGGCAATCAAGGCCGACCTGACGGATGTGAGTGAGATCGAGCGCGCCGTCACCGAGGCCGTCGCCGCCTTCGGCAAGCTGGATATTGTGTTCGCCAATGCCGGCATTGCCGGGCAAACCCCGGTCGGCGGAACCTCATTGGAGACCTTCCAGAACATTATCCAAACCAACCTCACCGGCACGTTTTTCACCGTGCAAGCGACCGAGCCGCACCTCAATCCGGGTGCCTCGATCATCTTGAACGGTTCGGTGCACGCCATCATGGGATGGCCGGGCTACAGCGCCTACGCGGCCAGTAAAGCCGCGGTTCGTGCCATGACACGCGTGATGGCCGCCGAATTTGCGCCACGGGGTATTCGCGTCAATCAGATTACCCCTGGCGCGGCGCGAACACCGGTATGGAACCCACACGCGGTCAAGGTCGGCATGGATGCGCTGGAGGAAAAACTGATCACCACCATTCCGCTGGGTCGCATCGGTGAAGCCGAAGAAGTCGCCTCGGTCGCGCTGTTCCTCGCCTCCAGCGATTCTTCAAACGTGGTCGGCGCAGAGATCGTCGTCGATGGCGCTGCAACCAGTTCACCCATGGGCGCACCTGCTCACCGGAAAAACTGGCAGGCATAA
- a CDS encoding MarR family winged helix-turn-helix transcriptional regulator has product MKSTQDAVPADLKLSDFLCFAVYSTNLAFGKAYKPILERLGLTYTQYITIVALWEQDNQTVGSLGEKLFLESNTLTPILKKLEAMGFLQRQRDPEDERQVRINLTKQGKALREDQPETGLSGATGLTQEEFTQLQKSIVKLRNNLIKSMNTEE; this is encoded by the coding sequence ATGAAATCCACCCAAGACGCCGTACCCGCCGACCTGAAACTTTCCGACTTTCTGTGTTTTGCGGTCTATTCAACCAACCTCGCGTTCGGCAAGGCATACAAGCCGATCCTCGAACGGCTGGGCCTGACTTACACGCAATACATCACCATCGTGGCATTGTGGGAGCAGGACAATCAGACCGTCGGCAGTCTCGGCGAAAAGCTGTTTCTGGAATCGAACACGCTCACGCCGATCCTGAAAAAGCTCGAAGCAATGGGTTTCCTGCAACGCCAGCGCGATCCTGAAGACGAGCGTCAGGTGCGAATCAACCTGACGAAACAAGGCAAGGCGTTGCGCGAAGATCAGCCGGAAACCGGGCTGTCCGGCGCGACGGGCCTGACGCAAGAGGAGTTCACGCAATTGCAGAAGTCGATCGTGAAGCTGCGTAATAACTTGATCAAATCAATGAACACTGAGGAGTAA
- the msrA gene encoding peptide-methionine (S)-S-oxide reductase MsrA gives MTTHTETALLAGGCFWGMQDLLRKQPGVVSTRVGYSGGDVPNATYRNHGTHAEAIEIVFDPSVTSYRQILEFFFQIHDPSTANRQGNDIGLSYRSAIFYLNEDQRAIAEDTAADVDASGLWPGRVVTEIVPAGPFWEAEPEHQDYLERLPSGYTCHFIRPNWKLPKRA, from the coding sequence ATGACCACGCACACTGAAACTGCACTTCTGGCCGGTGGCTGCTTCTGGGGCATGCAGGATTTGCTGAGGAAACAACCCGGCGTGGTGTCGACGCGAGTCGGTTACTCCGGCGGCGATGTGCCCAACGCCACTTACCGCAACCATGGCACTCACGCCGAAGCGATCGAGATTGTGTTCGACCCGAGCGTCACCAGCTATCGGCAGATCCTCGAGTTCTTCTTCCAGATTCATGATCCGTCGACCGCCAATCGTCAGGGTAACGACATCGGCCTCAGCTACCGCTCAGCGATTTTCTATTTGAATGAAGACCAACGAGCGATAGCCGAAGACACGGCGGCCGATGTCGATGCCTCCGGTCTGTGGCCGGGCAGGGTCGTGACTGAAATCGTGCCTGCCGGTCCGTTCTGGGAAGCAGAGCCGGAGCATCAGGACTACCTGGAAAGATTGCCCAGCGGCTACACCTGCCATTTCATTCGGCCAAACTGGAAACTGCCGAAACGCGCTTGA
- the ptrR gene encoding putrescine utilization regulator PtrR, which yields MDLVQLEIFKAVAEHGSISVAAQHIHRVPSNLTTRIKQLELDLGVDLFIREKSRLRLSPAGWSFLDYARRILDLVQEARATVAGEEPQGSFPLGSLESTAAVRIPELLAAYNQKHAKVELDLSTGPSGTMIDGVLSGRLAAAFVDGPVLHPALEGVPAFEEEMVLIAPLHHSPIQRAQDVNGENIYAFRSNCSYRHHFESWFANDAAVPGKIFEMESYHGMLACVSAGAGLALMPRSMLESMPGCSTVSIWPLSQSFRYLCTWLVWRRGTVSQSLTMFVRLLEERGVVQHAT from the coding sequence TTGGATCTGGTTCAGCTCGAGATATTCAAAGCTGTCGCCGAGCACGGCAGCATCAGCGTGGCCGCCCAGCATATCCATCGGGTGCCATCGAACCTGACGACGCGCATTAAACAGCTTGAGCTGGATTTGGGCGTGGACCTGTTTATTCGCGAGAAAAGCCGCCTGCGCCTGTCACCGGCCGGTTGGAGCTTTCTCGACTATGCCCGGCGCATTCTTGACCTGGTCCAGGAAGCCCGGGCGACGGTCGCCGGTGAAGAACCGCAAGGATCGTTTCCGCTGGGGTCGCTCGAAAGCACGGCGGCGGTGCGTATTCCCGAACTGCTGGCCGCCTATAACCAGAAACACGCCAAGGTCGAACTGGACCTGTCCACCGGACCTTCCGGGACCATGATCGATGGCGTGTTGTCGGGGCGATTGGCTGCTGCGTTTGTCGACGGCCCGGTATTGCACCCGGCGCTGGAGGGCGTGCCGGCCTTCGAGGAAGAGATGGTGCTGATCGCACCGCTCCACCATTCGCCCATCCAGCGTGCGCAGGATGTGAACGGCGAAAACATCTACGCCTTCCGTTCCAATTGCTCCTACCGCCACCACTTCGAAAGCTGGTTCGCCAACGACGCGGCGGTGCCCGGCAAGATTTTCGAGATGGAGTCCTATCACGGCATGTTGGCCTGCGTCAGTGCCGGTGCCGGCCTCGCGCTGATGCCGCGTAGCATGCTCGAAAGCATGCCGGGCTGCAGCACCGTGAGCATCTGGCCGTTGTCGCAATCGTTCCGTTATTTGTGCACCTGGCTGGTGTGGCGCAGGGGCACGGTGTCGCAGAGCCTGACGATGTTTGTGCGTTTGCTGGAAGAGCGCGGTGTGGTTCAGCACGCAACCTGA
- a CDS encoding aldehyde dehydrogenase family protein, whose product MTNVSSLTHAISINPANGEQIGHYAFESDSTLQAALARAATGFRAWRSKPVAQRAQLLIVLAKALRDNSAAMANMITLEMGKPITQARGEIEKCAQLCEWYAEHGPAMLNAEPTLVEGGKARIEYRPLGPILAVMPWNFPIWQVLRGAVPALIAGNTYVLKHAPNVMGSAYLLLEAFKQADFPEGVFEVINVTPEGVSTAIKDSRIAAVTLTGSVRAGMAIGAQAGAALKKCVLELGGSDPFIVLNDADLDEAVKAAVIGRYQNTGQVCAAAKRLIVEQGIVEEFTRKFVEATGKLVVGDPLASETYIGPMARFDLRDELDQQVRDTLEEGATLLMGGKKAEGPGNFYEPTVFANVTDQMTSFKQELFGPVASIITARDAAHALELANDSEFGLAATIYTRNVELAEQLTSELETGGVFINGYCASDPRVTFGGVKKSGFGRELSHFGVREFCNAQTVWLDRR is encoded by the coding sequence ATGACCAACGTTTCCAGCCTTACCCATGCCATTTCGATCAACCCCGCCAATGGCGAACAGATTGGTCACTACGCGTTTGAATCCGATTCGACGCTGCAAGCCGCACTGGCGCGAGCCGCGACCGGGTTCCGTGCCTGGCGCAGCAAGCCGGTGGCGCAACGCGCGCAGCTGTTGATCGTTCTGGCCAAGGCCTTGCGCGACAACTCGGCAGCCATGGCCAACATGATCACCCTGGAAATGGGCAAGCCGATCACCCAGGCCCGTGGCGAAATCGAAAAATGCGCGCAACTGTGCGAGTGGTATGCCGAACACGGCCCGGCCATGCTCAACGCCGAACCGACGCTGGTTGAAGGTGGCAAAGCGCGCATTGAATACCGCCCGCTCGGCCCGATTCTCGCGGTGATGCCGTGGAACTTCCCGATCTGGCAGGTCCTGCGCGGCGCCGTTCCAGCGTTGATTGCGGGCAACACCTACGTGCTCAAGCATGCACCGAACGTGATGGGCAGCGCGTATTTGCTGCTTGAAGCCTTCAAGCAAGCCGACTTCCCTGAAGGTGTGTTTGAAGTCATCAACGTCACACCAGAAGGCGTTTCCACGGCGATCAAAGACTCGCGCATCGCTGCGGTCACCCTCACCGGCAGCGTGCGCGCCGGCATGGCCATCGGCGCGCAGGCCGGTGCTGCATTGAAAAAATGTGTCCTGGAGCTGGGCGGTTCCGACCCGTTCATCGTGCTCAACGATGCCGACCTCGACGAAGCGGTCAAAGCCGCCGTGATTGGTCGCTATCAAAACACCGGGCAAGTCTGCGCGGCAGCCAAGCGCCTGATTGTCGAGCAAGGCATCGTCGAGGAATTCACGCGCAAGTTCGTCGAAGCGACCGGCAAACTGGTGGTCGGTGATCCACTGGCGAGCGAGACTTACATCGGTCCGATGGCACGCTTTGATCTGCGTGATGAACTGGATCAACAGGTACGCGACACCCTGGAGGAAGGGGCGACGTTGTTGATGGGCGGCAAGAAGGCCGAAGGCCCGGGCAACTTCTACGAGCCGACGGTCTTCGCAAACGTCACCGACCAGATGACCTCGTTCAAACAGGAACTGTTTGGCCCGGTGGCCTCGATCATCACCGCTCGCGATGCAGCCCATGCGCTGGAATTGGCGAACGACAGTGAGTTCGGCCTCGCCGCAACGATCTATACGCGCAATGTCGAACTGGCCGAGCAATTGACCAGCGAACTGGAAACGGGTGGTGTATTCATCAATGGCTACTGCGCCAGCGATCCACGCGTGACCTTCGGCGGCGTGAAGAAAAGCGGTTTTGGTCGTGAGTTGTCGCACTTCGGCGTACGCGAGTTCTGCAACGCGCAGACGGTGTGGCTGGATCGCCGCTGA